CCATTTGCCGCTGCTCAAATTGGGAACTCTTTTAGGAATGAGATCTCTCCTCGCTCTGGTCTTCTCAGAGTCAGAGAGTTCACCATGTGTGAAATAGAACACTTTTGTGACTCCAAAGACCATCCTAAGTTTGAGTCTGTGAAAGATACTCAAATGCTCTTCTATTCTGGGCGGACAGCCAGGAACAGGGCAAACCTGCTGAGATTATGACAATCGGAGAAGCTGTTTCTAAGGGTATAGTTAACAATGAAACCCTGGGTTACTTCATGGCACGGATCCATTTATACATGCTGGCTGTTGGCATTGACCCCAAAAAGTTGAGGTTCAGGCAGCACATGGGCAATGAGATGGCTCATTATGCCTGTGACTGCTGGGATGCAGAATGCTTGTCCAGCTATGGTTGGATTGAATGTGTGGGCTGTGCTGACCGGTCAGCCTATGATCTCACCCAACACACAAAAGCAACTGGCATCCGTCTTGCTGCTGAGAAGAAACTGCCAGCACCCAAACAAATTGAATTAGTGGAGGCTGTTCCAAACAAGGCTGCCATTGGCAAGGAATTTAAGAAGGAAGCCAAGGCCATCAATGATGCATTAGCTGCTCTGGACACCAATGCTTTAgaagaattacaaaataaattagatagTGATGGGGAATATAACTTAGTAACGCCTAATGGAGAGTTTAAACTCAAGCCAAACCTTGTCAGTGTGAAGAAAACTCAAAAGACCATACATGTTGAAGAGATCATACCTAGCGTAATCGAGCCTTCGTTCGGTGTCGGTCGCATCCTGTACTGCATCTTAGAACACAACTTCAAGATGAGAGAAGGCGATGAACAGAGAACCTACTTCTCATTACCAGCCACAGTCGCGCCGATGAAATGCGCTGTCTTACCCTTGAGTGGTAATGCAGAGTTCCAGCCCTTCGTACGAGAACTGTCTCAAGGTCTAACTAATGTTGACGTATCTCACAAAGTTGACGACTCTTCAGGCTCCATCGGCCGTCGATACGCGCGGACAGACGAGCTCGGTGTACCCTACGCCATCACAGTTGATTTTGATACTACTAAGGAACCCCATACAGTAACTCTAAGGGAGAGAGACAGCATGGGGCAAGTTAGATTGCCATTGACTGATGTACCGGATGTTGTAAGAGATCTGGCCAACAGTAAGATATCCTGGGCGGACGTAGAGCAGAAGTACCCTAAATTCGAACAACAAGAGACTGTAAAAGGAGCCGCCGCGTAAATTCACAAAATGTTTGGGACAGATGCTTGTAATTATTTCTATTGAAATCTATTTATTTGAACTGTAAGCTTGAAAGTTACAAGAATAATGCATTTGGTATTGTTTCcagcacatttttttattgatagttGAATAAAAACTGCAGAATTATATATATCGTTTCAATTGAACACAAAGTAGTAGATACAGTAACCAAATAAAACAAGGACTCTTACGCATTTATTATAGAGAAtcgatatttttcattacattatCGCTCAATCACGAAGtttgataaattcaaaatattttacgtaattaTACGAGACAAGATAATTTTATACTATAGAGATAAAACTTTCATTATACGTGTGTTTGTGAAGTAATAAAATCCGCATCAAACATACTTATTTTGTATggttttttctatattttctaaCGAgacttatataaaaacaatgtcgaacatggaaatttataaaagtcagTCAACAATAGGATTTTTACCAATATCTAAAACTGTTGTAGTCTATTCATGACACACAGGGCCGTAGCtggggggggcattgtggggcaatgccctaccttaattataatcaactaaattatacataactacttaatcaaaatttatggagcagcgggttttttatttcacgatcaGGGAGTTGGTCtcatagtaagagttattcgtattgatgggtggaataagcccctttcgagatttaagggatttttataaaatctgtatattaccctaACAATTACGAAAGTATTAACCTGATTCATTCACGTTCACAAGTAAAGAAAGCCAAAAGTCGATTGACCAAATCAGATCCAGTAACATTTTCACTTCCGCCCTAGCTGTAGccacagctgccctaccttaaattcaagtctagctacggccttGATGACAACTTGACTAGATGCAAGAAAAGGTAAATTTTCACAGAATGGTGgttactttaacaaaaaaaaagcacCGACTACCCGTCATattcaaccttttttttatatgggccaCAAGACGGTTTTGTTATGGTGCCTTgagtaaaaactaaaattgattaactataaacataattatattagatGTTCATGATGATGATCATTTTGTTACATAgtagaataaattcaaaacttctatcatacaaaatcttttttttatcaacaGCACACATAAAGATCCAAATAAAACCAAAAGTTCCGAACATCACTTTAATTCTCAAACACACAATAACCATTTGCAATAGACTTGGCGTAACATTATCTGTAGCGGCGGTCCCGCGAGCGCGAGCGCCGCCTTTGGTCCCGGGAGCGGGAGCGCTCGCGGTGCCTGTCCCGACGATCCCGCGAGCGTCTGTCCCGGTCGCGGTCTCGTGAGCCTCTGTCGCGGTCCCTCTCTCTATCCCTGTCGCGATCCCTCTCCTGTCTGTCGTCGCGCTTTGGTCTGTCTTTTGAATATCTGTAAATATAATGACATTTTATCAAAGTTGTGCGTGGTGCTGCTGCTGTACAAGTTATAAGTATTAAGACGAATATCTTGGTATCGAAAGTAAAAACCTGTCTAaattgattcaatatttttgtatacacgCCTTTTATTCTAAGCCGAGTATAAAGAGTCGAATCTAGCGCAGCAACTTTTGACCTTGTGTATTTCGTCCTATAACGCGATAGAGAAagatcctatcgccatatcaggcataaattctagactccgagctcatactgagcaaaaaacgCAACATTCCGCCAAtttgggaatcgaacccaaagCCTCAAGACTCCAGTCACACCTTTATACAACTATTATTTTGTAGCATAAAAATCAAGTTACATAAATGGACATATTGTAACGAGATGATTGATTCTGGAATGCGGTAATTTTCCTTCacaagctttatttatttattcattactattcgcgactccgcccgcgttataaagtttttcaggctaaagggttccattataaaagtagtagtttcccgtgagcctatgttcttcccagggtctcaaactgtctccataccaaatttcatcttaatacgttgggtagtttttgagtttaacacgttcagacagacagatgcagcgggggactttgtttttttataatatattttttagaacttttaaagtggaacaatcccgtcatacatcattgttgcataactttaaccatttacgcagcgcaggcaacggaagctctcaaaacttataattttccccgtttttgcaacatgtttcattactgctccgctcctattggtcatagcgtgatgatatatgactttgagcactccacaaacaagggactattcaacccaaaaagattttttcagttcgaatcggtaattcctgagattagccattactgctccgctcctattgggtatagcgtgatgatatatagcctatagcactccacgaacaaagggctatccaacacaaaaataatttttcagtttggaccggtagttcctgaaattagccattactgctccgctcctattgggtatagcgtgatgatatatagcctatagcactccacgaacaaagggctatccaacgcaaaaagaatttttcagtttggaccggtatttcctgagattagccattactgctccgctcctattgggtatagcgtgatgatatatagcctatagcactccacgaacaaagggctatacaacgcaaaaagaatttttcggtttggaccggtagttcctgagattagcgcgttcaaacaaacaaacaaacaaacaaactcttcagctttatataatagtatagaagtatagattcatTACTATtcgatgtaaataaatatgagtCGCACTACGCGGAACTAACTATACAGTGTCAACCTTACTAGAAGATACTTTCTAAAATCATGAAAtgtatgacaaaaaaaaattaacaaagaattttGCTACTCATAATACAAAGTACGAATTTTACAGTAatcaactaaattaataaatgtattgacaacGGCACCCACACTAGGCAGGCCTATATCGTGGGGTCCCGTTAGATCAATTAGAAGATTTTTGTACCacaaatacacaataatttCTATGGCAACATGAAAAAAGGTGCTATGAGTTAACATGGAAATTTTTATTCCGCGTGACCTTTTTATTTACAGCCTATATTGGTCCCACTATTCGACGCAGGCATGCATAAAGCATATTCCTCTTCAATATAGTACAATCCTCTATCTTTTATCGAACAAATTAGGATCTCTAAACTATTGTTACAAATTCAAGCGTTTTCAAGAAACAGCttcagcagtggcgaaggatctaTATAACACATTTCTGGCGTCTTCCTttccgcatttatgcatattattataagtacttatatgttgtgttagACTTCCTTTCGGAAACTCTCGCCCTATGTCATTGATGTTCAGCTCTATATATTTAAGCCTTTATTCAGACACAACCTTTTTGCTTTGTTATTCATATAGTAAACTTTTGTTCCATTTTTGTGTATCCGTTTGCCAGGT
The sequence above is drawn from the Manduca sexta isolate Smith_Timp_Sample1 chromosome 28, JHU_Msex_v1.0, whole genome shotgun sequence genome and encodes:
- the LOC115453817 gene encoding LOW QUALITY PROTEIN: glycine--tRNA ligase (The sequence of the model RefSeq protein was modified relative to this genomic sequence to represent the inferred CDS: deleted 2 bases in 1 codon); its protein translation is MRHVLALVYKCSVFSKQLPVVCNQFRFSHAETQLQWGSNKNHRKIKIPNPLKDIIMADPKIEEILAPLRASVKEQGDLVRKLKEEKAPEIDIKKAVAELKTRKKVLEDKELSLAPVEELFDRAKMEDLIKRRFFYDQSFAIYGGITGQFDFGPMGCALKSNMIQLWRKYFILQEQMLEVDCSILTPEPVLKASGHVERFADLMTKDVKSGECFRLDHLIKAHLEKIKAEKNTKAELKAEIEDILVKLDGMTADEMSALMKRFDMKSPISGNELTPPIEFNLMFNTQIGPSGLVKGFLRPETAQGIFVNFKRLLEFNQGRLPFAAAQIGNSFRNEISPRSGLLRVREFTMCEIEHFCDSKDHPKFESVKDTQMLFYSADSQEQGKPAEIMTIGEAVSKGIVNNETLGYFMARIHLYMLAVGIDPKKLRFRQHMGNEMAHYACDCWDAECLSSYGWIECVGCADRSAYDLTQHTKATGIRLAAEKKLPAPKQIELVEAVPNKAAIGKEFKKEAKAINDALAALDTNALEELQNKLDSDGEYNLVTPNGEFKLKPNLVSVKKTQKTIHVEEIIPSVIEPSFGVGRILYCILEHNFKMREGDEQRTYFSLPATVAPMKCAVLPLSGNAEFQPFVRELSQGLTNVDVSHKVDDSSGSIGRRYARTDELGVPYAITVDFDTTKEPHTVTLRERDSMGQVRLPLTDVPDVVRDLANSKISWADVEQKYPKFEQQETVKGAAA